The following are encoded together in the Dyella terrae genome:
- a CDS encoding AAA family ATPase, with product MSAITPLHDESLRTRLEAAMAQVNRVLLGKPRQVKLAFACLLAGGHLLLEDVPGVGKTTLAHALAASFALDFQRVQFTSDLLPSDIIGVSVYERETGQFRFHPGPIFTGLLLADEINRATPKTQSALLESMAEGQVTVDGQTHMLSQPFFVVATQNPLDLAGTFPLPDSQLDRFMLRVSLDYPDAAAERALLTGSDRRDLLAQLTPQLDAAGLAELSRKAQSVTASSALLDYLQALLAASRRHADVRVGLSPRAGLALLSAARAWALLSGRQHVLPEDIQALFVPLAAHRLVTTRGASGDSLARSLLADVAVD from the coding sequence ATGTCCGCCATCACTCCGCTGCACGATGAATCGCTACGCACGCGCCTGGAAGCCGCCATGGCCCAGGTCAATCGCGTGTTGTTGGGCAAACCACGCCAGGTCAAATTGGCCTTTGCCTGCCTACTGGCAGGTGGTCACCTTCTGCTGGAGGACGTACCAGGCGTTGGCAAGACCACACTGGCACACGCCTTGGCCGCCAGCTTCGCACTGGATTTCCAGCGCGTGCAATTCACCAGCGACCTGCTGCCCTCGGACATTATCGGCGTCAGCGTCTACGAGCGCGAGACGGGGCAGTTCCGCTTTCATCCCGGCCCGATCTTCACTGGCCTGCTGCTCGCCGACGAGATCAACCGCGCCACGCCCAAAACACAGAGCGCCCTGCTCGAGTCCATGGCGGAGGGTCAGGTGACGGTGGACGGTCAGACGCACATGCTGTCGCAACCGTTCTTTGTCGTCGCCACGCAGAATCCGCTGGATCTCGCTGGCACGTTCCCCCTGCCCGATTCGCAGCTCGATCGTTTCATGCTGCGCGTCTCGCTCGACTACCCCGATGCTGCCGCCGAACGTGCGCTACTCACGGGCAGTGATCGACGCGACCTGCTTGCCCAACTCACGCCGCAACTGGATGCAGCCGGACTGGCGGAACTATCGCGCAAAGCGCAGTCCGTCACCGCCAGTTCCGCGCTGCTCGACTACCTGCAGGCCCTGCTGGCGGCAAGCCGTCGCCACGCGGACGTGCGCGTGGGCTTGTCACCGCGCGCAGGCCTGGCCTTGCTCAGCGCCGCGCGTGCTTGGGCGCTGCTGAGCGGCCGCCAACACGTATTGCCGGAAGACATCCAGGCACTCTTTGTCCCCCTGGCCGCGCATCGTCTGGTCACCACGCGCGGCGCGAGCGGCGACAGTCTCGCCCGCAGTCTGCTCGCCGACGTCGCGGTGGATTGA
- a CDS encoding ArnT family glycosyltransferase — protein MRDPRSVAAGLWRWRAIFVIVFALLGVAKLMLAASLSPFGDEAFYWQESRHLAWGYSDLPPLTALLIRLGESVAGHSVLGMRWPFLLVGSALPWLVRSFARDAFDERTGWQAALLCLALPLGGSLGVLALPDVPLTVAIMGALVALMRALDRERVVDWLLLGLALAVCWLTHYRAAMVMLAGLLFCLLAKRGRKQWRRPGLWLALGVAALGLIPLVVSNWQQHGAGVLFQVVDRNPWRFHADALVQPLEQAAACTPLLYVLLLWAAWRSWCRREQGQPWDLIAIVSGSFIVGYFVLGLFADDLRFRAHWPLPGYLPLLAALPVLVRERKPWRHRWLVAAFVLAVAGQGLGLAYLGLAASDGGARVLAGFKAFPARFVGWRESGDMARRLLIEHPSVLVADNFMLAAEIDFQLDGSVPVYALDSPLNVKHGRAPQLVIWQRDEAALREQHAGEPMLLVVDEKALRVHERRNWLGSLCSRIDAVTPSARLDLFDGRRRIAFYAGQVPKVAPFTDGSDDCLVWRRAAEAEAAR, from the coding sequence ATGCGTGACCCACGCAGTGTAGCCGCGGGTCTTTGGCGCTGGCGAGCCATCTTCGTGATCGTCTTCGCGCTACTTGGCGTCGCCAAGCTGATGCTTGCCGCCAGCCTGTCGCCATTTGGTGACGAAGCATTCTATTGGCAGGAAAGCCGCCATCTCGCTTGGGGCTACAGCGACCTGCCGCCCCTGACAGCGCTGCTGATCCGGCTGGGCGAAAGCGTGGCGGGTCACAGCGTGCTCGGTATGCGCTGGCCTTTTCTTTTGGTCGGCAGCGCTTTGCCATGGCTGGTCCGCAGTTTTGCCCGCGACGCGTTCGACGAGCGCACGGGTTGGCAGGCAGCGCTGCTTTGCCTTGCCCTGCCGCTGGGAGGCAGCTTGGGCGTGTTGGCCTTGCCCGACGTGCCACTCACCGTAGCGATCATGGGCGCGCTGGTGGCGCTGATGCGGGCGCTGGATCGCGAGCGTGTCGTCGACTGGCTGTTGCTTGGCCTGGCGTTGGCTGTGTGCTGGCTGACCCACTATCGCGCCGCGATGGTCATGCTTGCAGGGCTGTTGTTTTGCCTGTTGGCCAAGCGGGGACGCAAGCAATGGCGTCGTCCTGGTCTGTGGCTGGCCTTGGGCGTGGCGGCACTGGGCTTGATCCCGCTGGTGGTTTCCAACTGGCAGCAACATGGTGCAGGCGTCCTGTTCCAGGTAGTAGACCGCAATCCGTGGCGTTTTCACGCCGATGCGCTGGTGCAGCCGTTGGAGCAGGCCGCGGCGTGCACGCCCTTGCTGTATGTGCTGTTGCTCTGGGCAGCGTGGCGCAGTTGGTGCCGCCGCGAGCAGGGGCAGCCGTGGGATCTGATCGCCATCGTCTCCGGCAGTTTCATTGTTGGCTACTTCGTCCTTGGTTTGTTCGCGGACGATCTGCGGTTTCGCGCGCACTGGCCTTTGCCAGGATATCTACCGCTGCTGGCAGCACTTCCAGTGTTGGTGCGAGAGCGAAAGCCTTGGCGCCATCGCTGGTTAGTGGCTGCTTTCGTGCTCGCCGTGGCAGGCCAAGGGCTTGGCCTCGCGTACCTGGGGCTGGCTGCCAGTGACGGCGGTGCACGTGTGCTCGCCGGTTTCAAAGCATTTCCCGCGCGCTTCGTCGGCTGGCGTGAGAGCGGCGACATGGCGCGGCGGTTGCTCATCGAGCATCCCAGCGTACTCGTGGCGGACAATTTCATGCTCGCCGCCGAGATCGATTTTCAATTGGATGGCAGTGTGCCGGTCTATGCGCTGGACAGTCCGCTCAACGTCAAACACGGCCGTGCGCCGCAACTGGTCATCTGGCAGCGTGACGAGGCTGCGCTGCGTGAACAGCATGCCGGCGAGCCGATGTTGCTCGTCGTGGACGAAAAAGCGTTGCGCGTGCATGAACGCAGGAACTGGCTTGGCTCGCTATGCAGTCGCATTGACGCCGTCACGCCATCGGCACGGCTGGACCTGTTCGACGGCCGTCGGCGCATTGCGTTCTATGCAGGGCAAGTGCCCAAGGTCGCGCCGTTTACGGACGGGAGCGATGATTGCCTGGTCTGGCGCCGCGCTGCGGAAGCGGAAGCTGCGCGTTGA
- a CDS encoding Maf family protein — MSLPILVLGSTSRYRAELLRRVYGDFEQRAPGTDETPLPHETPSDRALRLAIAKARAAAEGLDDALVIGSDQVAELAGTVLDKPGTRERAHAQLTASSGREVHFHTALCLHDTRTGQDRVHVDHTVVMFRSLSTEEIDRYIEKEQPLDCAGSFKCEGLGIALFERINNEDPSALIGLPLIALTRMLREAGIALP, encoded by the coding sequence ATGAGCCTCCCTATCCTGGTCCTGGGCTCTACCTCGCGCTACCGAGCCGAGCTGCTTCGCCGTGTCTACGGCGACTTCGAACAGCGGGCGCCGGGCACCGACGAAACCCCGCTTCCCCACGAAACACCAAGCGATCGCGCCCTGCGTCTGGCCATTGCAAAGGCCCGCGCAGCGGCCGAGGGCCTGGATGACGCCCTAGTTATCGGCTCTGATCAAGTCGCCGAACTGGCCGGCACAGTGCTCGACAAGCCTGGAACGCGGGAGCGTGCCCATGCGCAGTTGACTGCAAGCTCCGGTCGCGAAGTGCACTTCCATACGGCGCTGTGCTTGCATGACACCCGCACCGGGCAGGATCGCGTGCACGTCGACCATACCGTGGTCATGTTCCGCAGCCTGAGCACAGAGGAGATCGACCGCTACATCGAAAAGGAACAGCCACTGGATTGCGCCGGCAGCTTCAAGTGCGAAGGTTTGGGCATCGCTCTGTTCGAGCGGATCAACAACGAGGATCCTTCTGCGCTGATCGGCCTACCGCTGATCGCACTCACCCGGATGTTGCGCGAAGCAGGCATCGCCCTGCCCTGA
- a CDS encoding YceD family protein has product MVSARRSFQGELPVAAMKRLGGALAVMEGMAQYELDFGRDEFGTAYLDVRVQVPLTLTCQRSLEPFVLPVTVNSRLGLIRSEREEAALPPDVEPLLVADDAKLGLLDVIEDELLLALPLIPINPDSTLPEEVVGPEPEESSSEGRPDNPFAVLRELKKH; this is encoded by the coding sequence ATGGTCTCGGCGCGGCGTTCGTTCCAAGGGGAATTGCCCGTGGCCGCTATGAAGCGGCTGGGCGGTGCCCTGGCCGTTATGGAAGGGATGGCGCAATACGAGCTGGATTTTGGTCGGGACGAGTTTGGTACGGCGTACCTCGATGTCCGTGTCCAGGTTCCGCTCACGCTGACTTGCCAGCGCTCCTTGGAGCCGTTTGTACTGCCTGTGACGGTCAATAGCCGACTCGGGTTGATCCGCTCCGAGCGCGAAGAAGCGGCCCTGCCGCCGGATGTCGAGCCGTTGCTGGTCGCTGACGACGCCAAGCTGGGTTTGCTGGACGTCATCGAAGACGAATTGTTGTTGGCTTTGCCGCTGATACCGATTAATCCGGACAGCACGCTGCCTGAAGAAGTAGTAGGTCCCGAGCCGGAGGAATCCTCCAGTGAGGGGCGTCCCGATAACCCGTTCGCGGTTTTGCGCGAACTCAAGAAACATTGA
- the rpmF gene encoding 50S ribosomal protein L32 gives MAVAKSRKTPSTRGMRRSHDALKTVQLATDPTSGEVHLRHHVTKDGYYRGKKVIDTNTSVVEED, from the coding sequence ATGGCCGTTGCCAAGAGCCGCAAGACCCCGTCCACCCGCGGCATGCGTCGTTCGCACGATGCGCTGAAGACCGTGCAGCTGGCCACCGATCCGACCAGTGGCGAGGTGCACCTGCGCCATCACGTCACCAAGGATGGCTACTACCGCGGTAAGAAAGTCATCGACACCAATACCTCGGTGGTCGAAGAGGATTGA
- a CDS encoding beta-ketoacyl-ACP synthase III yields MAQIYARITGTGSALPERVVTNADLEKIVETSDEWIRSRTGIQRRHIAADGQTTGDLATEAAERALEAAGVKASELDLIVLGTTTPDIIFPSTACLVQHRLGANGCAAFDVNAACSGFVYALGIADKFIRSGQSKKVLVIGAETLTRMVDWSERETCVLFGDGAGAVVLEASEEPGIYATLLHADGGFKHLLYNPVGVSAGFTDEPNHGVRINMAGREVFKVAVKTLDSLVDETLQAAGMEASQIDWLIPHQANLRIIEATAKRLNMPMEQVIVTVQEHANTSSGSVPLALDYAVRTGKVQRGQNLLLEAFGGGFTWASALLRY; encoded by the coding sequence ATGGCCCAGATCTATGCCCGCATCACTGGCACCGGCAGCGCGCTGCCCGAGCGAGTGGTGACCAACGCCGATCTCGAGAAGATCGTCGAGACCAGTGACGAATGGATTCGCTCCCGTACCGGCATTCAGCGCCGTCACATTGCCGCTGATGGCCAGACCACCGGCGATCTCGCCACCGAAGCCGCGGAGCGCGCCCTTGAGGCCGCCGGCGTCAAGGCATCCGAGCTTGACCTGATCGTGCTGGGCACGACCACGCCGGACATCATTTTCCCGTCCACCGCTTGCCTGGTTCAGCATCGCCTGGGCGCCAACGGCTGCGCGGCATTCGACGTCAATGCGGCTTGCTCGGGCTTCGTCTATGCCTTGGGCATCGCCGATAAGTTCATCCGCAGCGGCCAGTCCAAAAAGGTGCTGGTGATCGGTGCGGAAACGCTGACCCGCATGGTCGATTGGAGCGAGCGCGAGACCTGCGTGTTGTTCGGCGACGGCGCGGGCGCAGTGGTGCTGGAGGCCTCGGAAGAGCCGGGCATCTACGCCACGCTGTTGCACGCTGATGGCGGCTTCAAGCACTTGTTGTACAACCCGGTTGGCGTGTCGGCGGGTTTCACGGACGAGCCGAATCACGGCGTGCGCATCAACATGGCCGGTCGTGAAGTGTTCAAGGTTGCGGTGAAGACGCTGGACTCGCTGGTTGACGAGACGCTGCAGGCAGCTGGTATGGAGGCCTCGCAGATCGACTGGCTGATTCCGCACCAAGCGAACCTGCGCATCATTGAGGCGACGGCGAAGCGCCTGAATATGCCGATGGAGCAGGTCATCGTGACCGTACAGGAGCATGCCAACACCTCGTCCGGTTCGGTGCCGCTGGCACTGGATTACGCCGTTCGTACGGGCAAGGTGCAGCGCGGCCAGAATCTGCTGCTGGAAGCCTTCGGTGGCGGCTTTACCTGGGCGTCGGCGCTGCTGCGTTACTGA
- the fabD gene encoding ACP S-malonyltransferase produces the protein MTQIAANLAFVFPGQGSQSVGMLAELAGVHPEVKATFDEASQGAGIDLWALSQQRPEEELNRTENTQPALLASSVAVWRVWQKLGGSQPAQMSGHSLGEYSALVCAGALSLHDAAALVAERGRLMQAAVPPGVGAMAAILGGDDAQIAAVCEEVAQGQVVSPANFNSPGQLVIAGNAEAVDRALAKLAEQGVKKAIKLAVSVPSHCALMRDAADRLGERMASIQWSLPAIPVVQNADARSHGTLDDIRGALQRQLYLPVRWTECVQALVAGGATRVAEAGPGKVLAGLIKRIDKSVEARAIGTPVELDAARAEWA, from the coding sequence ATGACCCAGATCGCCGCTAACCTCGCTTTCGTTTTCCCGGGCCAGGGTTCGCAATCCGTTGGCATGTTGGCCGAGCTGGCCGGCGTGCATCCGGAAGTGAAGGCCACGTTCGACGAGGCGTCGCAGGGCGCGGGCATTGACCTGTGGGCGCTCAGCCAGCAGAGGCCTGAAGAAGAACTCAATCGCACGGAAAACACGCAGCCAGCGTTGCTGGCGAGTAGCGTGGCTGTGTGGCGCGTGTGGCAGAAGTTGGGTGGTTCGCAGCCGGCGCAGATGTCTGGCCATAGTCTTGGCGAATACAGCGCGCTGGTGTGCGCTGGCGCCTTGTCTCTGCATGATGCGGCCGCGCTAGTGGCCGAGCGTGGTCGTCTGATGCAGGCAGCCGTGCCGCCGGGCGTGGGCGCCATGGCTGCCATCCTGGGTGGCGATGACGCACAGATCGCTGCCGTGTGCGAAGAAGTGGCGCAGGGGCAGGTGGTTTCGCCTGCCAACTTCAATTCGCCGGGTCAGCTCGTCATCGCGGGCAATGCCGAAGCGGTGGATCGCGCGCTTGCCAAGTTGGCAGAGCAGGGTGTGAAGAAGGCCATCAAGCTGGCCGTCTCCGTGCCTTCGCACTGCGCGCTGATGCGCGATGCGGCAGATCGCCTGGGTGAGCGCATGGCTTCCATCCAGTGGTCGTTGCCGGCAATCCCTGTTGTGCAGAACGCCGACGCACGCAGCCACGGCACGCTGGACGATATTCGCGGCGCATTGCAGCGCCAGCTGTATCTGCCGGTGCGCTGGACGGAGTGCGTGCAGGCATTGGTCGCAGGCGGTGCGACGCGCGTGGCCGAAGCTGGTCCGGGCAAGGTACTCGCCGGCCTCATCAAGCGCATCGATAAGAGCGTCGAGGCTCGAGCCATCGGCACGCCGGTGGAGTTGGATGCCGCCCGCGCTGAATGGGCGTAA
- the fabG gene encoding 3-oxoacyl-ACP reductase FabG, with translation MSKTLQGEIALVTGASRGIGAAIADELAELGATVIGTATSESGAAAIGERLAAHGGHGRVLNVTEGGAIETLIDGIAKEFGPVSILVNNAGITRDQLLMRMRDEDWQAILDTNLTSVYRASKAVMRGMMKARKGRIISIASVVGVTGNPGQANYAAAKAGIIAFSKSLAREIGSRGITVNVVAPGFIDTDMTRALPEDARQALLGQIALGHLGQASDIAKAVAFLATPSAAYITGETLHVNGGMYMP, from the coding sequence ATGAGCAAGACTCTCCAAGGTGAAATCGCCCTCGTCACGGGCGCCAGCCGCGGTATCGGCGCCGCCATTGCCGACGAGTTGGCCGAACTCGGCGCCACCGTCATTGGCACCGCCACCAGCGAAAGCGGTGCTGCGGCGATTGGCGAGCGTCTTGCTGCGCACGGTGGTCATGGCCGCGTGCTCAACGTGACCGAAGGCGGCGCCATCGAGACCCTGATTGACGGCATCGCCAAGGAATTCGGCCCGGTGTCGATCCTAGTCAACAACGCCGGCATCACGCGTGACCAGCTCCTGATGCGCATGCGCGATGAAGATTGGCAGGCCATTCTTGATACCAACCTCACGTCCGTGTATCGCGCCTCCAAGGCGGTCATGCGCGGCATGATGAAGGCGCGCAAGGGGCGCATCATTTCGATCGCCTCCGTCGTCGGCGTCACCGGCAACCCTGGCCAGGCCAACTACGCAGCCGCCAAGGCCGGCATCATTGCGTTCTCCAAGTCGCTGGCGCGCGAGATCGGTTCGCGGGGCATCACCGTGAATGTGGTGGCGCCGGGCTTCATCGATACCGACATGACGCGTGCACTGCCGGAAGATGCACGTCAGGCCCTGCTGGGCCAGATCGCCCTGGGTCATCTGGGTCAGGCGTCCGATATCGCGAAGGCTGTGGCCTTCCTGGCGACCCCGTCTGCCGCTTACATCACGGGCGAGACCCTGCATGTCAACGGCGGCATGTACATGCCGTAA
- the acpP gene encoding acyl carrier protein, with protein MSTIEERVKKIVIEQLGVKEEEVTANASFVDDLGADSLDTVELVMALEEEFETEIPDEEAEKITTVQQAVDYIKAHTKE; from the coding sequence ATGAGCACCATCGAAGAGCGCGTCAAGAAAATCGTCATCGAGCAGCTGGGCGTGAAGGAAGAGGAAGTCACGGCGAACGCTTCGTTCGTGGACGATCTGGGCGCTGATTCGCTGGACACCGTCGAACTGGTGATGGCTCTCGAGGAAGAATTCGAGACCGAAATCCCGGACGAAGAAGCCGAGAAGATCACCACGGTGCAGCAGGCTGTTGATTACATCAAGGCCCACACCAAGGAGTGA
- the fabF gene encoding beta-ketoacyl-ACP synthase II: MSKRRVVVTGLGIISPVGNDIATAWGNILKGVSGIGEVTHFDATAYATRIAGQVRDFDPAAWIAPKEIKKMDPFIHYGIAAGTQALRDSGLEVTEANAPRIGVAVAAGIGGLHTIEHTSIELHDKGPRRVSPFFVPSSIINMVSGHLSIMNGLKGPNIACVTACTTGTHNIGLAARMIQYGDADVMIAGGAEFATTGTAMAGFCSAKAMSTRNNEPTKASRPWDKDRDGFVLSDGAGVLVLEEYEHAKARGAKIYAELVGFGMSGDAFHITAPSEGGEGAARSMDTALKDGHLNPTDVQYVNAHGTSTPLGDLGEVLAAKRVFGDHAYKLAMSSTKSATGHLLGAAGGVEAIFTILALRDQVMPPTINLDEPGEGCDLDFVPHTAREAKFDVAISNSFGFGGTNGTLAFRRV, translated from the coding sequence ATGAGCAAACGACGTGTGGTTGTAACCGGCCTCGGCATTATTTCGCCGGTCGGCAACGATATCGCGACCGCCTGGGGCAACATCCTCAAGGGCGTCAGCGGCATCGGCGAGGTTACCCATTTCGACGCCACCGCCTATGCCACGCGCATTGCCGGCCAGGTACGTGATTTCGATCCGGCGGCGTGGATTGCCCCGAAAGAGATCAAGAAGATGGACCCGTTCATCCATTACGGCATCGCCGCGGGCACGCAAGCCCTGCGTGATTCCGGCTTGGAAGTGACGGAAGCGAACGCGCCGCGCATCGGCGTGGCAGTGGCTGCGGGCATCGGCGGCTTGCATACCATCGAGCACACCTCGATCGAACTGCACGACAAGGGGCCGCGTCGCGTGTCGCCGTTCTTCGTGCCGTCGTCGATCATCAACATGGTCTCCGGCCACTTGTCGATCATGAACGGCCTGAAGGGTCCGAACATCGCCTGTGTGACCGCATGTACCACGGGCACGCACAACATCGGCCTGGCCGCGCGCATGATCCAGTACGGCGATGCCGATGTGATGATTGCCGGTGGCGCCGAGTTCGCCACCACCGGTACGGCGATGGCGGGCTTCTGCTCGGCCAAAGCCATGTCCACCCGCAACAACGAGCCGACCAAGGCCAGTCGTCCGTGGGACAAGGACCGTGATGGCTTCGTGCTGTCCGACGGTGCCGGTGTGCTGGTGCTGGAAGAGTATGAACATGCCAAGGCACGTGGCGCGAAGATCTACGCCGAACTGGTGGGCTTTGGCATGAGCGGCGACGCGTTCCACATCACCGCACCCAGCGAGGGTGGTGAGGGTGCGGCGCGCAGCATGGACACGGCACTGAAAGACGGTCACCTCAACCCGACCGACGTGCAGTACGTCAACGCGCACGGTACCTCGACGCCGCTGGGTGACCTGGGCGAAGTGCTGGCCGCCAAACGCGTGTTCGGCGACCACGCCTACAAGTTGGCGATGAGCTCGACCAAGTCGGCCACGGGTCACCTGCTGGGTGCAGCCGGTGGTGTGGAAGCCATCTTCACCATCCTCGCCTTGCGCGACCAGGTGATGCCGCCGACCATCAACCTTGACGAGCCGGGCGAAGGCTGCGACCTCGACTTCGTGCCGCACACCGCGCGTGAAGCCAAGTTCGACGTGGCCATCTCCAACTCGTTCGGCTTTGGCGGCACCAACGGTACGCTCGCATTCCGTCGGGTGTGA
- a CDS encoding aminodeoxychorismate synthase component I, translating into MTSFHRRTLHGRRDLLAPAAAFPERYPGLLQSVTHGTPQSRYDILFAFPQESLTLLADGRLVDGQGGQRQGRFLDVLDDAWRAERLPRDASSDLPFHGGWLLLLAYELVGEIETRLRLRPSDLLPIAIALRCPAAVIVDHARGCTVLVAEAEHRDLLDALEADLDVPLEVPALPGPDGCGEDDPALFLDGVARIHEHLHAGDIFQVNLSRAWHAHYAMPPSPAQLYQSLRQANPAPFSGLFQQPVWAVVSSSPERLVEVRGSLAQTRPIAGTRPRTPGDDDVARIRELSTHPKERAEHVMLIDLERNDLGRVCVPGTVEVNELMVVESYAHVHHIVSNVRGRLRDDVTPGEVIAATFPGGTITGCPKVRCMEIIAALEHAPRGAYTGAMGYLDRSGDLDLNILIRTFALMGSDVTLRAGAGIVADSVAEKELDETRAKARGLLRALGVQG; encoded by the coding sequence GTGACCTCGTTCCATCGACGTACCCTGCACGGCCGGCGCGATCTGCTCGCGCCGGCCGCTGCATTTCCGGAGCGCTATCCGGGGCTGCTGCAGAGCGTGACCCATGGCACACCGCAGTCGCGTTACGACATCCTGTTTGCGTTCCCTCAGGAATCGCTGACCCTGCTTGCCGATGGCCGGCTTGTGGACGGGCAGGGAGGTCAGCGACAAGGTCGTTTTCTCGATGTGCTTGACGACGCATGGCGTGCAGAGCGTCTGCCTCGCGATGCCTCAAGTGATCTTCCGTTCCACGGCGGGTGGCTGTTGCTGCTGGCTTATGAGCTGGTCGGCGAGATCGAGACGCGCCTGCGTCTTCGTCCATCTGATCTGTTGCCCATCGCGATTGCTTTGCGTTGTCCAGCGGCAGTGATCGTCGACCATGCCCGCGGATGCACAGTGCTGGTCGCCGAGGCCGAGCATCGCGATTTGCTCGATGCGCTGGAGGCGGATCTCGACGTACCGCTTGAGGTGCCCGCCTTGCCCGGGCCGGACGGCTGCGGAGAAGATGATCCCGCGCTGTTCCTCGATGGCGTGGCTCGCATTCATGAGCATCTGCATGCCGGCGATATCTTCCAGGTGAATCTCTCGCGGGCATGGCATGCGCATTACGCGATGCCACCTAGCCCGGCCCAGTTGTACCAATCACTGCGGCAAGCCAATCCTGCGCCGTTCTCCGGCCTGTTCCAGCAGCCTGTATGGGCAGTGGTTAGTTCATCCCCGGAACGCTTGGTGGAGGTGCGTGGCAGCCTTGCGCAAACGCGCCCGATCGCGGGCACGCGTCCGCGTACGCCGGGCGACGATGATGTCGCGCGCATCCGCGAACTCAGCACGCACCCGAAGGAGCGGGCCGAGCACGTCATGCTGATTGATCTGGAGCGTAACGATCTCGGGCGTGTCTGTGTGCCAGGGACGGTCGAGGTCAACGAGCTGATGGTGGTCGAGAGCTACGCGCACGTGCATCACATCGTTTCGAACGTGCGCGGTCGCCTGCGTGATGATGTGACGCCAGGCGAGGTCATCGCCGCCACGTTCCCCGGCGGCACCATCACCGGATGTCCCAAGGTGCGCTGCATGGAGATTATCGCAGCGCTGGAGCACGCGCCGCGTGGCGCGTATACAGGGGCGATGGGTTATCTGGATCGCAGTGGCGATCTTGATCTGAACATCCTCATTCGGACCTTCGCGCTGATGGGTTCGGACGTTACCTTGCGTGCAGGCGCCGGCATCGTCGCCGACTCCGTGGCGGAGAAGGAGCTGGACGAAACGCGTGCCAAGGCACGTGGCTTGCTTCGCGCGCTGGGAGTGCAGGGGTGA
- the pabC gene encoding aminodeoxychorismate lyase, which yields MAGRVLVNGVSAATVSVFDRGLSYGDGLFETIRFVHGAAPLWLRHMARLRDGCRRLHLPPPDVATLSSESAAVASGMDHAVVRISVTRGMGERGYAPPPSPVATRIVAGFEAPPMRGDVYASGVRARWCETRLGLQPLLAGLKHLNRLEQVLARAEWLDPSVGEGLMCDTDGYVISGTMTNVFAVLDGELMTPILDRCGVAGVARAEVLAARPAARVMAMRPEELVRASEVFLSSSVRGILPVQAVGDTVYGPGPVTRALQQHWRGLGFPMEQA from the coding sequence ATGGCTGGCCGCGTGCTGGTCAATGGCGTGTCGGCGGCGACGGTTTCCGTGTTCGATCGCGGGTTGTCCTATGGGGATGGCCTGTTTGAAACGATTCGTTTTGTGCATGGCGCGGCACCGCTGTGGCTGCGGCACATGGCGCGCTTGCGCGACGGTTGTCGACGATTGCATTTGCCGCCGCCGGATGTTGCGACGTTGTCGAGCGAGTCGGCGGCTGTTGCCTCGGGCATGGATCACGCTGTGGTGCGGATCAGTGTTACGCGTGGTATGGGCGAGCGTGGCTATGCACCCCCGCCGTCGCCCGTGGCAACCCGCATCGTGGCCGGATTCGAGGCGCCGCCGATGCGCGGTGATGTTTACGCTTCCGGAGTGCGTGCGCGCTGGTGTGAAACGCGACTCGGCCTGCAGCCGTTGCTTGCGGGTTTGAAGCATCTCAATCGGTTGGAGCAGGTGCTGGCACGTGCCGAATGGTTAGATCCCTCGGTGGGTGAAGGCCTGATGTGTGATACCGACGGATACGTGATTTCCGGCACCATGACCAACGTGTTCGCCGTGCTGGATGGTGAGCTCATGACGCCGATACTGGATCGCTGCGGCGTCGCCGGCGTGGCCCGGGCCGAAGTCCTGGCGGCTAGGCCGGCGGCACGTGTCATGGCCATGCGTCCTGAGGAGCTGGTGCGGGCGAGCGAAGTCTTCCTCAGTTCGAGCGTCCGAGGCATCCTGCCTGTTCAGGCCGTGGGCGATACCGTGTATGGTCCCGGCCCGGTGACCCGCGCCTTGCAGCAGCATTGGCGCGGCCTGGGCTTTCCGATGGAGCAGGCATGA